From Achromobacter spanius, a single genomic window includes:
- a CDS encoding RIO1 family regulatory kinase/ATPase: MTHPPVHHNAPPGLRAWLDSVDASREPSVRDVTIDGVRCIIKRRRPGILQGVSYVLRYVRALFLAVGCKVFLGEFPRPSVLLRNGLAHEGQRLAQLLEAGCRVPEVWWREQNLLVLEFVGEDLADLIRNEDSTSRLWLTRAAAADLAAFHARGMWHGGAQIRNVTLRDGEIWRIDFEENIGATLSRPLAQAYDLFQMLASLVSLRKLGDADARTLGKLALDVYLDSNPDPEVRARLKRLARVLCGIAMPLRPVLARFPSRDIQGFFRVADILQPLLLKP, encoded by the coding sequence TTGACTCATCCGCCTGTCCATCACAACGCGCCGCCCGGTTTGCGAGCCTGGCTCGACAGCGTGGATGCGTCGCGTGAACCTTCGGTGCGGGATGTGACGATAGATGGCGTGCGCTGCATCATCAAGCGGCGCCGGCCCGGCATCCTGCAGGGCGTGAGCTATGTGCTGCGCTACGTGCGCGCCTTGTTCCTCGCCGTGGGCTGCAAGGTGTTCCTGGGCGAGTTTCCGCGCCCCAGCGTGCTGCTGCGCAATGGCCTGGCCCACGAAGGGCAACGCCTGGCGCAGTTGCTGGAAGCCGGTTGCCGTGTCCCCGAGGTATGGTGGCGCGAGCAGAACCTGCTCGTGCTGGAATTCGTGGGCGAAGACTTGGCGGACCTCATCCGCAACGAAGACTCCACCTCGCGCCTGTGGTTGACGCGTGCCGCGGCGGCCGACCTGGCCGCTTTCCATGCCCGCGGCATGTGGCATGGCGGGGCACAGATCCGCAACGTCACGCTGCGCGACGGCGAGATCTGGCGCATCGACTTCGAAGAAAACATCGGCGCGACGCTGTCGCGTCCGCTGGCGCAGGCGTACGACCTGTTCCAGATGCTGGCCTCGCTGGTGTCGCTGCGTAAACTGGGCGACGCCGATGCGCGCACGCTGGGCAAGCTGGCGCTCGACGTCTACCTGGACAGCAACCCCGACCCCGAGGTCCGGGCCCGCTTGAAGCGCCTGGCGCGCGTGCTGTGCGGCATTGCCATGCCGCTGCGCCCCGTCCTTGCCCGATTCCCCTCGCGCGACATCCAAGGGTTTTTCCGCGTCGCGGATATCCTGCAGCCGTTACTATTGAAGCCATGA
- a CDS encoding replicative DNA helicase produces the protein MNTPADSQLEYLRVPPHSIEAEQSVLGGLMLDNAAWDRIADVLIEEDFYRHDHRLIWHHIARLIGLARPADVITVHESLVSAGKAEESGGLAYLNALAHNTPSAANIRRYGEIVRERAMLRKLVSIADEISSAAMNPQGKEARQLLDEAESKVFQIAQEGARGAAGFQEIQPLLTQVVERIDELYHRESTSDVTGVPTGFTDLDKMTSGMQGGDLIIVAGRPSMGKTSFSMNIGEHVAIEEGLPVAVFSMEMGAVQLAMRMLGSVGLLDQHRMRTGKLIAEDWPRVTHAVQLMQDAQVYIDESPALSPMEVRARARRLARQCGQLGLIIIDYLQLMSGNGSGENRATEVSEISRSLKGLAKELNCPLIALSQLNRSLEQRPNKRPVMSDLRESGAIEQDADVILFIYRDEVYNPDSPDKGTAEIIIGKQRNGPIGSVRLTFQGSSTRFLNFSGAQPRDMY, from the coding sequence ATGAACACACCCGCCGATTCCCAGCTCGAGTACCTGCGCGTCCCCCCTCATTCCATCGAGGCCGAACAGTCGGTGCTGGGCGGACTGATGCTGGACAACGCCGCCTGGGACCGCATCGCGGACGTGCTCATCGAAGAAGACTTCTACCGCCACGACCACCGGCTGATCTGGCACCACATTGCGCGCCTGATCGGTCTTGCGCGTCCGGCCGACGTCATCACCGTGCACGAGTCCCTCGTCAGCGCGGGCAAGGCCGAAGAATCCGGCGGGCTGGCCTACCTGAACGCCCTGGCGCACAACACGCCGTCGGCCGCCAACATCCGCCGTTACGGCGAGATCGTGCGCGAGCGCGCCATGCTGCGCAAGCTGGTGTCGATCGCGGATGAAATCTCCTCGGCCGCCATGAATCCGCAGGGCAAGGAAGCGCGCCAACTGCTGGACGAGGCCGAATCCAAGGTGTTCCAGATCGCCCAGGAAGGCGCACGCGGCGCGGCGGGCTTCCAGGAGATCCAACCGCTGCTGACGCAGGTGGTCGAGCGTATCGACGAGCTCTACCACCGCGAGAGCACGTCCGACGTGACCGGCGTGCCCACGGGTTTCACTGACCTGGACAAGATGACGTCCGGCATGCAGGGCGGCGACCTGATCATCGTGGCGGGCCGCCCGTCCATGGGCAAGACGTCGTTCTCCATGAACATCGGCGAGCACGTCGCAATTGAGGAGGGCCTGCCCGTGGCGGTGTTCTCCATGGAAATGGGCGCGGTGCAGCTCGCCATGCGTATGCTGGGCTCCGTGGGGCTGCTGGATCAGCACCGCATGCGTACCGGCAAGCTGATCGCCGAAGACTGGCCGCGCGTCACGCACGCCGTGCAGCTCATGCAGGACGCACAGGTCTACATCGACGAATCGCCGGCGCTCAGCCCCATGGAAGTGCGCGCCCGCGCGCGCCGTCTGGCCCGCCAGTGCGGCCAGCTTGGCCTCATCATCATCGACTACCTGCAGCTCATGTCGGGCAACGGTTCCGGCGAAAACCGGGCGACTGAAGTGTCGGAAATCAGCCGCTCGCTCAAGGGCCTGGCCAAGGAATTGAATTGCCCGCTGATCGCGCTGTCGCAGCTCAACCGAAGCCTGGAACAGCGCCCCAATAAGCGCCCCGTCATGAGCGACCTGCGCGAATCCGGCGCAATCGAACAGGATGCGGACGTGATCCTGTTCATTTACCGCGACGAGGTCTACAACCCCGATTCGCCGGACAAGGGCACGGCCGAGATCATCATCGGCAAGCAGCGTAACGGCCCGATCGGTTCGGTGCGCCTGACGTTCCAGGGCTCCAGCACGCGCTTCCTGAACTTCTCCGGCGCGCAGCCGCGGGACATGTACTGA
- a CDS encoding bile acid:sodium symporter family protein, giving the protein MSRLVRLLPDRFTLYLICTVIIASFLPAHGQGVVVFGWITNVAVGLLFFLHGARLSREAIIAGLTHWKLHLTIFSATFLMFPLLGLALQPVLEPLVTPELYLGILFLCCLPATVQSAIAFTSMARGNVPAAVCSASASSLLGIFLTPLLVGTVVANAGSAPISFDAVGKIMLQLLLPFVLGQFARRWIGAWVHKRKAMLKFVDQGSILLVVYTAFSEAINEGLWSSTPIPALVGLVVICCVILALALGLSALAGRLFGFSIEDRITLLFCGSKKSLASGIPMAQVLFAGHAVGAVVLPLMLFHQIQLMVCGVLAARYGKRPDATH; this is encoded by the coding sequence ATGTCCCGCCTCGTTCGACTTCTGCCCGACCGCTTCACCCTCTACCTGATCTGCACCGTCATCATCGCCAGCTTCCTGCCCGCCCATGGGCAAGGCGTGGTCGTGTTCGGCTGGATCACCAATGTGGCCGTCGGCCTGCTGTTCTTCCTGCACGGCGCGCGCCTTTCCCGCGAGGCCATCATCGCCGGCCTCACGCACTGGAAGCTGCACCTGACCATCTTCTCGGCCACGTTCCTGATGTTCCCGTTGCTGGGACTGGCCCTTCAGCCGGTGCTGGAGCCGCTGGTGACGCCCGAGCTTTACCTGGGCATCCTGTTCCTGTGCTGCCTGCCGGCCACGGTGCAGTCGGCCATCGCGTTCACGTCGATGGCGCGCGGCAACGTCCCCGCCGCGGTGTGCAGCGCCTCGGCGTCCAGCCTGCTGGGCATCTTCCTCACGCCGCTGCTGGTCGGCACGGTCGTGGCCAACGCCGGCAGCGCGCCGATCTCGTTCGACGCGGTCGGCAAGATCATGCTGCAGCTGCTCCTGCCCTTCGTGCTGGGCCAGTTTGCACGGCGCTGGATCGGCGCCTGGGTGCACAAGCGCAAGGCCATGCTGAAGTTCGTGGACCAGGGCTCGATCCTGCTGGTGGTCTACACGGCGTTCTCCGAGGCCATCAATGAAGGCCTGTGGAGCAGCACCCCGATCCCCGCGCTGGTTGGCCTGGTCGTGATCTGCTGCGTGATCCTGGCCCTGGCGCTGGGCCTGTCCGCACTGGCCGGCCGGCTGTTCGGATTCAGCATCGAAGATCGCATCACGCTGCTCTTCTGCGGCTCGAAGAAAAGCCTGGCCAGCGGCATTCCGATGGCCCAGGTGCTGTTCGCCGGCCACGCCGTGGGTGCGGTGGTGCTGCCGCTGATGCTGTTCCACCAGATCCAGCTCATGGTCTGCGGCGTGCTGGCGGCGCGCTACGGCAAGCGGCCCGACGCCACGCACTGA
- the pdxA gene encoding 4-hydroxythreonine-4-phosphate dehydrogenase PdxA, translating into MNTLLPVGITMGDAAGIGPEIVVKACAQGLGAPSVVYGDAGALRRAATQLGVRLDITEIADIRQARPDAAGIQVVACSPALPADLPLGKVSALAGRGAYDYVCAAIDDALAGRIRAIVTAPLNKKSMHEAGIDYPGHTEILADRSGTQDFAMMLANDELRVLLVTIHVALADVMARITPQAELTAMRLADRACRQMGIATPRVAVAGLNPHAGEGGKFGREDMDIIEPAIAAARAEGIDASGPWPGDTIFMRARRGEFDIVVAQYHDQGLIPVKYLGVDHGVNVTVGLPFVRTSVDHGTAFDIAGRGVADHASLVTAFDLALAMTPRSPD; encoded by the coding sequence GTGAACACTCTCCTGCCCGTGGGCATCACCATGGGCGATGCCGCCGGCATCGGTCCCGAAATCGTCGTCAAGGCCTGTGCGCAGGGACTGGGCGCGCCCAGTGTGGTGTATGGCGATGCTGGCGCGCTGCGCCGCGCGGCAACGCAGTTGGGCGTCCGTCTGGATATCACCGAGATCGCGGACATCAGACAGGCCCGGCCGGACGCGGCCGGTATCCAGGTCGTGGCCTGCAGTCCCGCCCTGCCCGCCGACCTGCCGCTGGGAAAGGTCAGCGCCCTGGCGGGCCGCGGCGCCTACGATTATGTGTGCGCGGCCATCGACGATGCACTTGCCGGACGCATCCGCGCCATCGTGACCGCCCCACTGAACAAGAAGTCCATGCACGAGGCCGGCATTGATTATCCCGGCCACACCGAAATCCTGGCCGACCGCTCCGGGACGCAGGACTTCGCGATGATGCTGGCCAACGATGAGCTGCGCGTGCTGCTGGTGACGATCCACGTCGCGCTGGCCGACGTCATGGCGCGGATCACGCCGCAGGCCGAGCTGACTGCGATGCGGCTTGCGGACCGCGCCTGCCGCCAGATGGGCATCGCGACGCCGCGCGTCGCCGTCGCCGGACTGAATCCGCATGCGGGCGAAGGCGGCAAGTTCGGGCGCGAAGACATGGACATCATCGAACCGGCCATCGCTGCCGCCCGCGCGGAAGGCATCGATGCAAGCGGCCCCTGGCCGGGCGACACCATCTTCATGCGCGCCCGCCGAGGGGAGTTCGACATCGTGGTGGCGCAATACCATGACCAGGGCCTCATCCCGGTGAAGTATCTGGGCGTGGACCACGGCGTGAACGTCACCGTCGGCCTGCCGTTCGTGCGCACCAGCGTGGACCACGGCACCGCATTCGACATCGCCGGCCGGGGCGTGGCCGACCATGCCTCACTGGTGACGGCGTTCGATCTGGCGCTGGCGATGACGCCCCGATCACCTGACTGA
- a CDS encoding Lrp/AsnC family transcriptional regulator, with translation MNERLDAIDRQLLSLLQANAREPAAILARKLGLARTTVVARIARLERESIVSGYGVRLGRLLEEAAVRAYCFISVLPKTPAAVIRELEKMPEVEEVSSVSGPYDYLIFLRCETHEQLDALLDRIGLIDGVKQTQTSIVLSRKVDRRSAVAAP, from the coding sequence ATGAACGAACGACTCGACGCCATCGACCGGCAACTGCTGAGCCTCTTGCAGGCCAATGCGCGCGAACCCGCCGCCATCCTGGCGCGCAAGCTTGGCCTTGCGCGCACGACCGTGGTGGCGCGCATCGCGCGGCTGGAACGCGAGAGCATCGTCTCCGGCTATGGCGTGCGCCTTGGGCGGCTGCTCGAAGAGGCGGCGGTGCGCGCCTACTGCTTCATCAGCGTGCTGCCTAAGACGCCGGCCGCCGTGATCCGCGAACTGGAAAAGATGCCTGAGGTCGAGGAAGTGTCTTCGGTCAGCGGCCCCTATGATTACCTGATCTTCCTGCGCTGCGAGACCCACGAGCAACTGGACGCGCTACTCGATCGCATCGGACTCATCGACGGCGTCAAGCAGACGCAGACCTCGATCGTGCTCAGCAGAAAGGTCGACCGTCGCAGCGCGGTCGCGGCGCCCTGA
- a CDS encoding DedA family protein, with translation MNAALHQFIADYGLWAVLGGTFLEGESVVVFAGFLAHQGLFHLPYVMLCAFAGSFMADQLLFLLGRRYRDHRYVQRIRAKPAFDKALAAIDRYPNGFILALRFLYGLRTVGPVALGVSKVPALRYLALNAIAAVIWAACFSLLGFVFGRTIEALLGRLHGVETKLAVAVALGVLVWLAYQVYARRRR, from the coding sequence ATGAACGCGGCACTGCATCAATTCATCGCGGACTATGGCCTGTGGGCCGTGTTGGGCGGGACCTTCCTGGAAGGCGAAAGCGTGGTGGTGTTTGCCGGTTTCCTGGCGCACCAGGGATTGTTCCACCTGCCCTACGTCATGCTCTGCGCGTTCGCCGGTTCGTTCATGGCGGACCAACTGCTGTTCCTGCTGGGCCGCCGCTACCGCGATCACCGCTACGTGCAGCGCATCCGCGCCAAGCCCGCGTTCGACAAGGCGCTGGCCGCGATTGACCGATATCCCAACGGATTCATATTGGCCCTGCGCTTTCTGTATGGCTTGCGGACGGTCGGGCCCGTTGCGTTGGGCGTGTCCAAGGTGCCGGCCCTGCGTTATCTGGCGCTGAACGCCATCGCCGCCGTGATCTGGGCGGCCTGTTTCAGCCTGCTGGGGTTTGTGTTCGGCCGGACGATCGAGGCGCTGCTGGGACGCCTGCATGGCGTGGAGACCAAGCTGGCCGTCGCGGTGGCGCTCGGCGTGCTGGTGTGGCTGGCCTATCAGGTCTACGCGCGCCGCCGCCGGTAG
- a CDS encoding PLP-dependent aminotransferase family protein: MEPQPLYLRLANHYRRAIQTGVLAPAQRMPSVRTLVRTHHVSLSTALQACRQLEDDGLIEARPRSGYFVLKPRRNSIPPVSEPDIRQTLGAAQYVGIHDRVSDFIAKCEAHRVSANFALAAAVPQAYPMEALKQAMTRALRQSPEVLVSPVPPQGHPDLRGVLARRALANGINATPDDVIVTHGCIEALNLALRAVARPGDTIAVESPAYFGLLQILESLGMRALEIPTSPQHGLSIEALDLAFQTHGNIRAVVVVPNFHNPLGCVMPDAHKARLVALCERQQVPLIEDDTYGALTDDDTPLAAAKSWDATGNVIYCSSMHKTLAPGMRLGWLLGGRWKARIAMLKFAQSRPNEPLAQIAVAEYMGSRAYDRHLSRLRRELKTQRDLTAEAIAAHFPRGTRLSVPQGGMLLWVEMPEGVSGMDVFEAGLRQGIRVAPGAMFSNGARYNHFLRISCGQRITPEISHALVTLARIVEERTG; encoded by the coding sequence ATGGAACCTCAACCGCTGTACCTACGCCTGGCCAATCACTACCGGCGCGCCATCCAGACCGGCGTTCTGGCCCCTGCCCAGCGCATGCCATCGGTTCGCACGCTGGTGCGCACCCATCACGTCAGCCTGTCGACGGCGCTGCAGGCCTGCCGCCAGCTCGAGGACGACGGCCTGATCGAGGCCCGCCCCCGCTCCGGCTATTTCGTCCTGAAGCCCCGGCGCAACAGCATTCCGCCCGTAAGCGAGCCCGATATCCGCCAGACCCTTGGCGCGGCACAGTATGTCGGCATTCATGACCGGGTTTCGGACTTCATCGCCAAATGCGAGGCGCACCGCGTCAGCGCCAACTTCGCGCTGGCCGCGGCCGTGCCGCAGGCCTATCCGATGGAGGCGCTCAAGCAGGCAATGACGCGCGCCCTGCGTCAGTCGCCTGAGGTGCTGGTCAGTCCCGTGCCGCCGCAAGGACACCCCGACCTGCGCGGGGTGCTGGCCCGCCGCGCGCTGGCCAATGGCATCAACGCCACACCAGACGATGTCATCGTCACGCACGGCTGCATCGAAGCCCTGAATCTGGCGCTGCGCGCCGTCGCGCGCCCCGGCGACACCATTGCCGTGGAGTCGCCCGCTTACTTCGGTCTGCTGCAGATCCTGGAAAGCCTGGGCATGCGCGCGCTCGAGATTCCCACCAGCCCGCAGCACGGACTGTCGATCGAAGCGCTGGACCTGGCGTTCCAGACCCACGGCAACATCCGCGCCGTGGTCGTCGTGCCGAATTTTCATAATCCGCTCGGTTGCGTCATGCCGGACGCACACAAGGCGCGGCTCGTGGCGCTGTGCGAGCGCCAACAGGTGCCGCTTATCGAGGACGACACGTACGGCGCGCTGACTGACGACGACACGCCGCTGGCAGCAGCGAAATCCTGGGATGCCACGGGCAACGTCATCTATTGTTCGTCGATGCACAAGACACTGGCGCCGGGAATGCGGCTGGGCTGGCTGCTCGGCGGCCGGTGGAAGGCCCGTATCGCCATGCTCAAGTTCGCGCAAAGCCGTCCCAACGAACCGCTGGCGCAGATCGCCGTGGCCGAATACATGGGCTCGCGCGCCTACGACCGCCATCTGTCCCGGCTGCGGCGCGAGCTGAAAACACAGCGCGACCTGACCGCCGAAGCCATTGCCGCGCATTTTCCGCGGGGCACACGGCTGAGCGTGCCGCAAGGCGGCATGCTGCTCTGGGTGGAAATGCCCGAGGGCGTGTCGGGCATGGACGTCTTCGAGGCGGGGCTGCGGCAGGGGATCCGGGTGGCGCCCGGCGCGATGTTTTCAAATGGCGCCCGTTATAACCACTTCCTGCGCATCAGTTGCGGACAACGCATCACGCCGGAAATCTCGCACGCACTGGTGACGCTCGCGCGCATCGTGGAAGAAAGGACAGGATGA
- a CDS encoding TIGR03862 family flavoprotein: MSLSAKRVAIIGGGPAGLMAAEKLSEAGVQVDVFDAMPSVGRKFLMAGRGGLNLTHSEPAEPFLARFGDRAPNVQPWLQTMDGAALREWAHALGIQTFVGSSGRVFPQEMKAAPLLRAWLARLRGQGVRFHMRHRWLGWGDNKSGVDSLRFVTPDGEVRHGADAVVLALGGGSWAKLGSDGAWVPDLQSHGVPVAPLRPANCGFDVEWSEHFRSRFAGQPVKSVSMACGGPARQGEFVVSETGIEGSLVYALSATLRDQIDADGSAVAMLDLAPDWPHQKVMAAVTHPRGARSMSSHLQSRLGLTGVKAGLLRECASAEDFKDPERLGQRIKALPLTLVRPRPIDEAISTAGGVALEGLTAGLMLNAAPGVFCVGEMLDWEAPTGGYLLTACMASGASGAAGVIDFLKGQS; encoded by the coding sequence ATGAGCCTGTCCGCCAAACGCGTTGCCATCATCGGGGGCGGCCCCGCCGGCCTGATGGCGGCGGAAAAGCTGAGCGAAGCCGGGGTGCAGGTGGACGTCTTCGACGCGATGCCCTCGGTGGGGCGTAAATTCCTGATGGCGGGGCGGGGCGGCCTGAACTTGACCCACAGCGAGCCCGCCGAGCCTTTTCTCGCCCGCTTTGGCGACCGCGCCCCAAACGTGCAGCCCTGGCTGCAAACGATGGACGGCGCCGCTCTGCGCGAATGGGCCCATGCGTTGGGCATCCAGACGTTTGTGGGTTCGTCGGGCCGGGTGTTTCCGCAGGAGATGAAGGCGGCGCCCCTGTTGCGGGCCTGGCTCGCCCGGCTGCGCGGACAGGGCGTGCGGTTTCACATGCGGCATCGCTGGCTCGGCTGGGGCGATAACAAGTCTGGCGTGGATTCCCTGCGTTTCGTGACGCCCGACGGTGAAGTGCGCCATGGCGCCGATGCCGTCGTGCTGGCGCTGGGCGGCGGCAGTTGGGCCAAGCTGGGATCCGATGGCGCCTGGGTGCCGGATCTGCAGTCGCACGGCGTGCCGGTCGCGCCACTGCGGCCCGCCAATTGCGGGTTCGACGTGGAATGGTCTGAACACTTTCGCAGCCGCTTTGCGGGCCAGCCGGTCAAGTCCGTGTCCATGGCCTGTGGCGGACCCGCCCGCCAGGGCGAATTCGTCGTCTCCGAGACGGGTATTGAAGGCAGCCTCGTCTATGCCTTGTCCGCAACGCTGCGAGACCAGATCGACGCGGACGGCAGCGCCGTGGCCATGCTGGATCTGGCGCCGGACTGGCCGCACCAGAAGGTGATGGCCGCCGTGACGCATCCGCGCGGCGCCCGCTCCATGTCGAGCCACCTGCAGAGCCGCCTGGGCCTGACCGGTGTCAAGGCCGGGTTGCTGCGTGAATGCGCCAGCGCCGAAGACTTCAAGGACCCCGAACGCCTGGGCCAGCGGATCAAGGCCTTGCCGTTGACGCTGGTGCGGCCGCGCCCGATCGACGAGGCGATCAGCACGGCGGGGGGCGTCGCACTCGAGGGGCTGACGGCCGGGCTGATGCTCAACGCCGCGCCCGGCGTGTTCTGTGTGGGGGAAATGCTGGATTGGGAGGCGCCAACGGGCGGCTACCTGTTGACGGCCTGCATGGCCAGCGGCGCATCCGGCGCGGCTGGCGTGATTGATTTTTTGAAAGGGCAGTCCTGA
- a CDS encoding entericidin A/B family lipoprotein has product MKNKVFLVMMLSIAALTAGCNTVAGAGKDIQRGGEKIEGAAEKR; this is encoded by the coding sequence ATGAAGAACAAAGTCTTTCTCGTCATGATGCTTTCGATTGCTGCGCTGACGGCGGGGTGCAACACCGTCGCCGGGGCCGGTAAAGATATCCAGCGGGGCGGGGAAAAGATCGAAGGGGCCGCGGAAAAGCGCTAA
- a CDS encoding BPTD_2524 family lipoprotein encodes MRKSVWVAVTLAATLAGCASTGVYESETAKKETFSVDTNYQAAFRRAGEYVRTCHTQVSHPYGVSYAWRHTLGEKGAPDEIKLYKVGQPATVLELISAEADGPATSKVTVTVLGEGRWDEAEIAAARKSIQSATPVCRSATGG; translated from the coding sequence ATGCGCAAGTCTGTATGGGTGGCTGTCACGTTGGCAGCTACGTTGGCCGGTTGCGCCAGCACCGGGGTCTACGAGTCGGAAACCGCCAAGAAGGAAACCTTCAGCGTCGACACCAATTACCAGGCGGCGTTCCGCCGCGCCGGCGAATACGTCCGCACGTGCCATACGCAGGTCAGCCATCCTTATGGCGTCTCATATGCCTGGCGCCATACCCTTGGCGAGAAAGGCGCGCCTGACGAAATCAAGCTTTACAAGGTCGGCCAGCCGGCAACCGTGCTGGAATTGATTTCCGCCGAGGCCGACGGTCCCGCCACCTCCAAGGTGACCGTGACGGTCCTGGGTGAAGGCCGCTGGGACGAGGCCGAGATCGCGGCGGCGCGCAAGTCGATTCAGAGCGCGACGCCCGTTTGCCGCAGCGCCACCGGCGGCTGA
- a CDS encoding aspartate carbamoyltransferase: MSISQQAFLRDAMRRLNLTRDVFATRIGVKRRALDTWLLPEGSQEFRAMPEVVQRFVTEIVQNGVLLEKYTQSVQDGPLRDRIALEGKNQLLSVDQFTRDSVEDLFRVADMMQPIARRQKVSRVLEGAVLGNLFFEASTRTRVSFGSAFCRLGGSVCDTTGFTFSSMAKGESIYDTSRVMSGYVDAMVIRHPDQGSVAEFARATNIPVVNGGDGPGEHPSQALLDLYTILTEFSRLGKLLDGAHIAMVGDLKYGRTVHSLIKLMALYKNVKFSLISPKGLEMPTYIVEQASRNGNIIEQKSSLAEGLAGADVIYATRVQKERFANEENEGYTPDFQVNRAIIDAYCSPETIVMHPLPRDSRPGANDLSVDLNHDPRLAIFRQTDNGIPIRMAIFAVLLGVEGLVQHSLRDVTWQHPSHVGPDDSVFHGLD; the protein is encoded by the coding sequence ATGAGCATCTCCCAGCAAGCCTTTCTGCGCGACGCCATGCGCCGCCTCAACCTCACCCGCGATGTGTTCGCCACGCGTATCGGCGTCAAGCGCCGGGCGCTTGATACCTGGCTTCTGCCGGAAGGTTCGCAGGAATTCCGGGCGATGCCGGAAGTGGTGCAGCGCTTCGTCACGGAAATCGTGCAAAACGGCGTGCTGCTGGAAAAATATACGCAAAGCGTACAAGACGGCCCGCTGCGTGATCGCATCGCCCTTGAAGGCAAGAACCAGCTGCTGTCGGTGGACCAGTTCACCCGCGACTCCGTCGAAGACCTGTTCCGCGTGGCCGACATGATGCAGCCCATCGCGCGCCGCCAGAAGGTGTCGCGCGTGCTGGAAGGCGCCGTGCTGGGCAACCTGTTCTTCGAGGCCAGCACCCGTACCCGCGTCAGCTTCGGTTCCGCCTTCTGCCGCCTGGGCGGCTCGGTGTGCGACACCACCGGATTCACGTTCTCGTCGATGGCCAAGGGCGAATCCATCTATGACACCAGCCGCGTCATGAGCGGCTATGTGGACGCGATGGTCATCCGCCATCCCGACCAAGGCTCGGTCGCGGAATTTGCGCGTGCGACGAACATCCCCGTGGTCAACGGCGGCGACGGTCCCGGCGAACACCCCAGCCAGGCGCTGCTGGACCTGTACACCATCCTGACCGAATTCTCGCGCCTGGGTAAGCTGCTGGACGGCGCGCATATCGCCATGGTCGGCGACCTGAAGTACGGCCGCACCGTGCATTCGCTGATCAAGCTGATGGCGCTGTACAAGAACGTGAAGTTCTCGCTGATTTCGCCCAAGGGCCTGGAGATGCCGACCTACATCGTCGAGCAGGCCAGCCGCAACGGCAACATCATCGAACAGAAGTCCTCGCTGGCCGAAGGCCTGGCGGGCGCCGACGTCATCTACGCGACGCGCGTTCAGAAGGAACGCTTCGCCAACGAAGAGAACGAAGGCTACACGCCGGACTTCCAGGTCAACCGCGCCATCATCGACGCCTACTGCAGCCCCGAGACGATCGTGATGCACCCGCTGCCGCGCGACAGCCGTCCTGGCGCCAACGATCTCAGCGTGGACCTGAACCACGATCCGCGTCTGGCCATCTTCCGCCAGACCGACAATGGCATTCCCATCCGCATGGCCATCTTCGCGGTGCTGTTGGGCGTGGAAGGCCTGGTGCAGCACTCGCTGCGCGATGTGACGTGGCAGCATCCGTCGCATGTCGGTCCCGACGATTCGGTCTTCCACGGCCTGGATTGA